From Enterococcus mediterraneensis, the proteins below share one genomic window:
- the rho gene encoding transcription termination factor Rho translates to MSDYLTMAELENSTLKEIYTYAKEFKIPYYSQMNKKELSLAVIRAQAEKQGFFYMEGILDIVGQDGYGFLRPINYGPSAEDIYISSSQIRRFGLRNGDKVAGKARPPKESERYYGLMHVESVNGKDPEEAKERPHFPALTPLYPDRQVKLETTTGRLATRMIDIFSPVGFGQRGLIVAPPKAGKTSVLKEIANGITDNFPDVELIVLLIDERPEEVTDLERSVKGDVVSSTFDLQPSNHTRVSELVLERAMRLVEDKRDVVILMDSITRLARAYNLVVPPSGRTLSGGIDPAALYKPKKFFGAARNIEEGGSLTILATALVDTGSRMDDVIYEEFKGTGNMELHLSRELAERRIFPAIDIKKSGTRKEELLMTSEQLEETWKLRNNMSGDSLEYTEQFIQFLKKTKDNTQLFSAFQEVSFGKKSPKRNLKR, encoded by the coding sequence ATGAGCGATTATTTAACAATGGCGGAACTGGAAAACAGTACGCTGAAAGAAATCTATACCTACGCGAAAGAATTTAAGATCCCTTATTACAGCCAAATGAATAAAAAAGAGCTTTCTTTAGCGGTCATTCGGGCGCAAGCGGAAAAACAAGGTTTCTTTTATATGGAAGGGATTTTGGATATCGTCGGTCAGGACGGCTACGGCTTTTTACGCCCTATCAACTACGGCCCCAGCGCAGAAGATATTTACATCTCTTCTTCCCAGATTCGCCGCTTTGGATTGCGAAATGGTGACAAGGTAGCCGGCAAAGCTCGTCCGCCAAAAGAATCCGAACGTTACTACGGATTGATGCACGTGGAAAGCGTCAATGGCAAAGACCCGGAAGAAGCAAAAGAACGTCCCCATTTTCCAGCGTTGACACCTCTTTATCCTGATCGCCAAGTAAAATTGGAAACTACGACCGGACGTTTGGCGACACGCATGATCGATATTTTTTCACCGGTTGGTTTTGGACAGCGGGGATTGATCGTCGCACCTCCAAAGGCTGGGAAAACCAGCGTATTGAAAGAGATCGCGAATGGAATCACGGATAATTTTCCCGATGTGGAATTGATCGTATTGCTGATCGATGAACGTCCGGAAGAAGTTACTGATTTGGAACGCAGTGTCAAAGGCGATGTAGTATCTTCTACATTTGATCTGCAGCCAAGCAACCATACTCGAGTGTCGGAGCTTGTGTTGGAACGGGCGATGCGCTTGGTAGAAGATAAACGGGACGTGGTGATCCTGATGGACAGTATCACTCGTTTGGCACGGGCCTATAATCTGGTCGTTCCGCCAAGCGGACGTACCTTGAGCGGCGGGATCGATCCTGCGGCGTTGTACAAACCGAAGAAATTCTTTGGAGCAGCCAGAAATATCGAAGAAGGCGGCAGCTTGACGATCTTAGCTACGGCATTGGTCGATACCGGCAGTCGGATGGACGATGTGATTTATGAAGAATTCAAAGGGACTGGGAATATGGAACTCCATCTATCCCGCGAATTGGCAGAACGCCGCATCTTCCCAGCTATCGACATCAAAAAATCCGGTACCCGCAAAGAAGAACTGCTGATGACATCAGAGCAGCTAGAAGAAACTTGGAAATTGCGCAACAACATGAGCGGCGATTCATTGGAATACACGGAACAATTCATCCAATTTTTGAAGAAGACGAAGGACAACACTCAGTTGTTTTCTGCTTTTCAAGAAGTCTCTTTCGGGAAAAAATCCCCAAAAAGAAATCTGAAAAGATAA
- a CDS encoding CTP synthase codes for MTKYIFVTGGVVSSIGKGIVAASLGRLLKNRGLKVTIQKFDPYINVDPGTMSPYQHGEVFVTDDGAETDLDLGHYERFIDINLNKYSNVTTGKIYSEVLRKERKGEYLGATVQVIPHITNEIKEKIMRAAKMTDSDIIITEVGGTVGDIESLPFLEALRQMKADVGADNVMYIHTTLIPYLRAAGEMKTKPTQHSVKELRSLGIQPNILVVRTELPVSQSIKNKLAQFCDVAPEAVIESRDVETLYSIPLALQAQGMDQIVCDHLKLDVPEADMTEWRALEERVLNLKKKTRIALVGKYVELPDAYISVVEALKHSGFAYNSDIEIDWIKAQEVTSENVHELLKDADGILVPGGFGDRGVEGKIEAIKYARENDVPFLGICLGMQMACVEFGRNVVGLKDANSAETDPNTPNNIIDLMADQENVENLGGTLRLGLYPCKLKKGTKTAAAYDNEEVVQERHRHRYEFNNSYRQMFEEHGLVFSGVSPDNRLAEIVELPDKKFFVGCQFHPELISRPNRPQKLIKAFVGAALAEREAE; via the coding sequence ATGACAAAATATATTTTTGTAACAGGTGGCGTTGTTTCGTCGATCGGAAAAGGGATCGTGGCTGCTTCGTTAGGACGATTGCTGAAAAACCGCGGATTGAAAGTTACTATCCAAAAATTCGACCCTTACATTAATGTCGATCCAGGAACGATGAGTCCATATCAGCACGGTGAAGTTTTCGTCACAGACGACGGTGCTGAAACAGACTTGGACTTGGGACACTATGAACGTTTTATTGATATCAATTTGAACAAATATTCTAATGTCACTACCGGAAAAATTTATTCTGAAGTTTTGCGCAAAGAACGTAAAGGCGAATACCTTGGCGCGACAGTCCAAGTTATCCCTCATATCACAAACGAGATCAAGGAAAAGATCATGCGGGCAGCCAAGATGACTGATTCTGATATCATCATCACTGAAGTCGGCGGAACCGTCGGCGATATCGAATCATTGCCGTTTCTAGAAGCGTTGCGTCAAATGAAAGCTGATGTAGGTGCGGATAATGTGATGTACATTCACACAACACTGATTCCTTACTTGCGGGCAGCCGGCGAAATGAAAACTAAACCAACACAACACAGTGTAAAAGAATTGCGCAGTTTGGGTATCCAACCAAATATTTTGGTGGTTCGTACAGAATTGCCGGTTTCTCAAAGCATTAAAAACAAATTGGCACAATTTTGTGACGTAGCTCCTGAAGCCGTGATCGAATCTCGCGACGTGGAAACATTATATTCCATCCCATTAGCATTGCAAGCGCAAGGCATGGATCAAATCGTTTGTGATCATTTGAAATTGGATGTGCCGGAAGCCGACATGACAGAATGGCGAGCACTGGAAGAACGTGTATTGAACTTGAAGAAAAAAACACGGATCGCGTTAGTCGGCAAATATGTTGAATTGCCTGATGCTTATATCTCCGTTGTGGAAGCACTGAAACATTCCGGTTTTGCGTATAATTCCGATATCGAGATCGATTGGATCAAAGCACAAGAAGTAACTTCTGAAAACGTCCATGAATTGTTGAAAGACGCAGACGGCATCTTAGTTCCCGGCGGTTTTGGCGATCGCGGTGTGGAAGGCAAGATCGAAGCAATCAAATATGCTCGTGAAAATGATGTGCCTTTCTTAGGTATCTGTCTAGGGATGCAAATGGCTTGTGTCGAGTTCGGCCGCAATGTTGTAGGATTGAAAGACGCAAACTCAGCAGAAACAGATCCAAACACACCAAACAACATCATCGATCTGATGGCAGACCAAGAAAATGTCGAAAATCTTGGCGGAACATTACGTCTGGGCTTATACCCATGTAAATTGAAAAAAGGCACTAAAACGGCGGCTGCTTACGATAACGAAGAAGTTGTCCAAGAACGTCATCGCCATCGTTATGAATTCAACAACAGCTATCGTCAAATGTTTGAAGAACATGGATTGGTCTTCTCCGGTGTTTCTCCAGACAATCGTTTGGCAGAAATCGTTGAACTTCCTGACAAAAAATTCTTCGTGGGTTGTCAATTCCACCCAGAATTGATTTCACGTCCAAACCGTCCACAAAAGCTGATCAAAGCATTTGTCGGCGCAGCGTTGGCTGAAAGAGAAGCGGAATAA
- a CDS encoding UDP-N-acetylglucosamine 1-carboxyvinyltransferase, which produces MKKIIIRGGKPLKGEVTVSGAKNSAVALIPAAILANSPVVLEGVPDIKDVHSLIEILEIMGVKTHFENNQLEIDPREMVSIPMPNGKINSLRASYYFMGALLGKFGEAVVGLPGGCYLGPRPIDLHIKGFKALGAEVTTEHGAVYLRTEKLQGERIFLDMVSIGATINVMLAAVRAEGKTIIENAAREPEIIDVATLLNNMGAKIRGAGTNEIRIEGVKELHGCRHSIIPDRIEAGTYLALAAAVGEGIKVNNVIYEHLESYISKLEEIGVPMEISEDTIEVFPVKKFNPISVKTYPYPGFATDLQQPITPLLLKASGTSEVIDTIYAQRTNHIPELVRMGAKAQVEGDVVIIHGPNKLHGAEVAASDLRAGACLVIAGLMAEGTTTITNVDYILRGYDNIIEKLTALGADIEMKE; this is translated from the coding sequence ATGAAGAAAATTATTATTCGCGGCGGCAAGCCGCTTAAAGGTGAAGTGACCGTCAGCGGTGCGAAGAACAGCGCGGTAGCACTGATCCCAGCAGCGATTTTAGCAAACTCGCCTGTAGTTTTAGAAGGCGTTCCTGATATCAAAGATGTTCATTCTTTGATCGAAATTTTGGAAATAATGGGTGTAAAAACTCATTTTGAGAATAATCAATTAGAGATCGATCCCCGAGAGATGGTTTCAATCCCGATGCCAAACGGTAAGATCAATAGCTTGCGTGCTTCGTATTACTTTATGGGAGCATTGTTAGGAAAATTCGGTGAAGCAGTGGTTGGTTTGCCGGGGGGCTGCTATTTAGGCCCGCGTCCTATTGATCTGCATATCAAAGGTTTCAAAGCATTAGGCGCAGAAGTCACTACTGAACACGGTGCGGTCTATCTGCGTACCGAAAAATTACAAGGGGAACGCATCTTTTTAGATATGGTCTCGATCGGTGCGACCATCAATGTGATGTTGGCGGCAGTCAGAGCAGAAGGCAAGACGATCATTGAAAATGCTGCTCGCGAACCAGAGATCATTGATGTGGCGACTTTACTGAACAACATGGGAGCTAAAATCCGCGGTGCCGGTACCAACGAGATCCGCATCGAAGGTGTCAAAGAACTCCACGGTTGCCGGCACTCGATCATTCCTGACCGTATCGAGGCAGGAACTTATCTTGCATTGGCCGCGGCAGTGGGTGAAGGCATCAAAGTCAACAACGTTATCTACGAACACTTGGAAAGCTACATTTCAAAGCTGGAAGAAATCGGTGTACCGATGGAAATCAGCGAAGATACTATCGAAGTCTTTCCTGTGAAGAAATTCAATCCCATCAGTGTCAAAACTTATCCATATCCAGGATTTGCTACCGATTTGCAACAGCCCATCACACCGCTTTTGTTGAAAGCCAGCGGTACTTCTGAAGTGATCGACACAATTTATGCACAACGGACCAATCACATCCCGGAACTTGTTCGGATGGGTGCCAAAGCACAAGTAGAAGGGGATGTGGTGATTATCCATGGGCCAAATAAACTTCATGGTGCAGAAGTAGCCGCTTCTGATCTTAGAGCCGGTGCATGTCTGGTGATCGCAGGACTGATGGCAGAAGGAACGACTACCATTACTAATGTAGATTACATTTTGCGAGGATACGACAACATTATTGAAAAATTGACTGCCTTAGGCGCAGATATCGAAATGAAGGAGTAA
- a CDS encoding endo-beta-N-acetylglucosaminidase produces the protein MKHIRLKSVSVLVLLAALTVGAAGCQTQTQGQAAKNESKIVYSETEEAKLDRGMDNQPQASYWFPEDLLKWDFAKDPDAKYNVSTTPLAKQVDKKSLAKVNDTQDPDMQVVALSIMNASTSGNAPRGINTFDSNVFSSWQYIDKMVYWGGSSGEGIIVPPSADVIDAAHKNGVPILGTIFFPQTAHGGKIEWLSQFLEKDKDGNFPIVDKLVEVADQYGFDGWFINQETDNEVTSFDEAAENKGAAKEDKATSELNKKHADLMQELIKAYKAKVGDKQDLMWYDSMTKEGKMDWQNALTDKNDAFLVDADMNPVADNMFLNFWWNTDELAKDKLLEKSAAKAKELGIDPYELFAGIDVQANGFMTPTRWSLFTDKNNKPYTSLGLYVPDWTYFSGGTPDDIQERENTFWVNGQADPTLSVPVKDGEWPGVSTYAVEQTAVTETPFVTNFNLGNGYNYFIDGKKVSGLDWNNRSLQDILPTYRWIFQHGKGNDLNVSMDYTDAFQGGNSLKMRGTMNAKVASTVKLYAADLKLDKGTVFTTTAKASEKTALDLILTFSDGKEETFKGDKQVKNGWTTVTYNVSKAAGKEIKAISYSIESAKTSDVYELNFGQIAVTGKESKNDLSVKNVKIEDSLFDEEESNFAGIRLTWDAVKDDDFSHYEIYRINKDDSRSFVGATPAANHYINALERNDDTNKTNFVVVPVDIWGNRGKASEKITLKWPNNAIPKATFKASRTLIAPGDSVTFTNASSSNTDSVKWEFEGGNIVDSTDDAPVVTYDKAGTYAVKLTAKNKAGETPVEIKEFITVSDDAKGDLALLSSGVKTEASGFTNDNEAPQMAVDGKLDTKWCATGTPPHEITLDLGAVKTISEVHLAHAEAGGESPDMNTKAYSILVSEDGKEFTQVARIINNTASESVDTFSAVKARYVRLSSDKPTQGSDTAVRIYEMGVYGLK, from the coding sequence ATGAAACACATTCGTTTGAAAAGCGTGTCAGTCTTAGTGTTGTTAGCAGCGTTGACAGTTGGTGCGGCCGGGTGTCAAACCCAAACTCAGGGACAGGCAGCCAAAAATGAATCAAAAATCGTTTACTCGGAGACTGAGGAAGCCAAACTGGATCGGGGGATGGACAACCAGCCTCAAGCTTCTTATTGGTTCCCGGAGGATTTATTGAAATGGGATTTTGCTAAAGATCCTGACGCGAAATACAACGTCAGCACCACACCATTGGCGAAGCAGGTGGACAAAAAATCTTTAGCTAAAGTCAATGACACACAAGATCCTGATATGCAGGTAGTCGCATTGTCTATCATGAATGCCAGCACTAGCGGTAATGCTCCGCGGGGGATCAACACATTTGACAGCAATGTTTTCTCGTCTTGGCAATACATCGACAAGATGGTGTATTGGGGCGGTTCGTCTGGTGAAGGAATCATCGTACCGCCAAGTGCCGATGTGATCGATGCTGCCCACAAAAACGGTGTACCGATCTTAGGTACTATCTTCTTCCCGCAAACTGCTCATGGCGGTAAGATCGAATGGCTCTCACAATTCTTAGAAAAAGACAAAGACGGAAATTTCCCGATCGTAGATAAGCTGGTTGAAGTGGCAGATCAATACGGTTTTGATGGTTGGTTCATCAATCAAGAAACCGATAATGAAGTCACCAGCTTTGATGAAGCGGCGGAAAATAAAGGTGCTGCTAAAGAAGACAAAGCGACATCCGAGTTAAACAAAAAACATGCGGATCTAATGCAGGAACTGATCAAAGCATACAAAGCTAAAGTCGGCGATAAACAGGATCTGATGTGGTATGACTCCATGACCAAAGAAGGAAAAATGGACTGGCAAAATGCTTTGACAGATAAAAATGATGCCTTCTTGGTGGATGCTGATATGAATCCGGTAGCTGATAATATGTTCTTGAATTTTTGGTGGAATACTGATGAATTGGCAAAAGATAAGCTGTTGGAAAAATCAGCAGCTAAAGCCAAAGAGCTTGGGATCGATCCTTATGAACTTTTTGCTGGGATCGACGTACAGGCAAACGGTTTTATGACACCTACCCGTTGGAGCCTGTTCACTGACAAAAACAACAAACCATACACTTCTCTTGGATTGTACGTTCCTGATTGGACCTACTTTTCCGGAGGGACACCAGATGATATCCAAGAACGGGAAAATACATTCTGGGTCAATGGCCAAGCTGATCCGACTTTGAGTGTTCCAGTAAAAGACGGTGAATGGCCGGGAGTTTCTACCTATGCCGTGGAACAGACCGCAGTTACTGAAACTCCGTTTGTTACCAATTTCAATCTGGGGAATGGCTATAATTACTTCATCGATGGTAAAAAAGTTTCTGGATTGGACTGGAACAACCGCAGTCTGCAGGATATTCTACCGACTTATCGTTGGATCTTCCAACACGGAAAAGGCAATGATTTAAATGTTTCGATGGACTATACAGATGCTTTCCAAGGAGGTAATTCCTTGAAAATGCGAGGTACGATGAATGCGAAAGTTGCTAGTACTGTGAAATTATATGCCGCTGATCTGAAGCTTGATAAAGGAACAGTATTCACCACTACCGCTAAAGCTAGTGAGAAAACGGCATTGGATCTGATTCTGACATTTTCTGATGGTAAAGAAGAAACTTTCAAAGGAGACAAACAGGTAAAAAATGGCTGGACGACAGTCACTTATAATGTTTCCAAAGCTGCCGGTAAAGAAATCAAAGCTATCTCTTATAGCATAGAAAGTGCTAAGACCAGCGATGTTTATGAGCTGAATTTTGGACAGATCGCTGTTACTGGAAAAGAAAGCAAGAATGATCTTTCTGTAAAAAATGTCAAAATTGAGGATTCTCTTTTTGATGAAGAAGAAAGCAATTTTGCCGGTATCCGTCTGACTTGGGATGCGGTGAAAGATGATGACTTCTCACATTATGAAATCTATCGTATCAACAAGGACGACAGTCGTTCATTTGTTGGCGCAACTCCCGCCGCCAACCATTATATCAACGCACTGGAACGCAATGACGACACCAATAAAACAAACTTTGTTGTAGTGCCGGTAGATATCTGGGGCAACCGCGGCAAAGCTTCTGAAAAAATAACCTTGAAATGGCCAAACAACGCGATTCCAAAAGCGACTTTCAAAGCTTCTCGAACCTTGATCGCACCTGGGGACAGCGTGACATTTACCAATGCCTCTTCTAGCAATACAGATTCTGTGAAATGGGAATTTGAAGGCGGTAATATCGTTGATAGCACAGATGATGCGCCAGTCGTAACTTACGATAAAGCAGGAACTTATGCAGTAAAACTTACTGCTAAAAACAAAGCCGGCGAAACTCCGGTAGAAATCAAAGAGTTTATCACGGTTTCTGACGATGCAAAAGGTGATTTGGCATTATTATCATCAGGTGTGAAAACGGAGGCATCTGGTTTCACCAATGATAACGAAGCGCCACAGATGGCTGTGGATGGAAAACTAGATACCAAATGGTGTGCAACTGGTACGCCGCCACATGAAATCACTCTTGATCTGGGAGCGGTGAAAACTATCAGTGAAGTACATCTGGCTCACGCTGAAGCTGGTGGCGAAAGTCCAGATATGAACACTAAAGCTTATTCGATCTTAGTGAGCGAAGATGGAAAAGAATTTACTCAAGTTGCTCGCATCATCAACAATACTGCGTCTGAATCCGTGGATACTTTTTCGGCAGTCAAAGCTCGCTACGTGCGTTTGTCTTCAGACAAGCCGACTCAAGGTTCTGACACTGCAGTTCGAATCTATGAAATGGGTGTTTACGGATTGAAATAG
- a CDS encoding class II fructose-bisphosphate aldolase yields MPVVSGAEFLKAARKGGYAVGGFNTNNLEWTQAILTAAEAKKAPVLIQTSMGAAKYMGGYKLAKDLITDLVESMNITVPVAIHLDHGDYEAALECIEVGYTSVMFDGSHLPFEENLKLAKDVVEKAHAKGVSVECEVGSIGGEEDGIIGAGELADIEECKQMVATGIDYLACGIGNIHGVYPENWTGLAFDHLQAIAEAVGEDVPLVLHGGSGIPQEQIQKAISMGISKVNVNTEFQLSFAKATREYIEAGKDLEGKGFDPRKLLAPGKAAIIKDAEEHIDWFGSANKA; encoded by the coding sequence ATGCCAGTAGTATCAGGAGCAGAATTCTTAAAAGCTGCACGTAAAGGCGGTTATGCAGTAGGTGGATTCAATACAAACAATTTAGAATGGACTCAAGCTATTTTAACAGCTGCTGAAGCTAAAAAAGCACCAGTTCTAATCCAAACTTCAATGGGCGCTGCTAAATACATGGGTGGTTACAAACTTGCAAAAGATCTTATCACTGATTTAGTAGAATCAATGAACATCACTGTACCAGTTGCTATCCACTTAGACCATGGGGATTACGAAGCAGCTCTAGAATGTATCGAAGTTGGCTATACTTCAGTTATGTTCGATGGTTCTCATTTACCATTTGAAGAAAACTTGAAATTGGCTAAAGACGTTGTTGAAAAAGCTCATGCAAAAGGCGTTTCTGTTGAATGTGAAGTTGGTTCAATCGGCGGAGAAGAAGACGGAATCATCGGTGCTGGCGAATTAGCTGACATTGAAGAATGTAAACAAATGGTTGCTACAGGTATCGACTACTTAGCATGTGGTATTGGTAACATCCACGGTGTTTATCCTGAAAACTGGACTGGTCTAGCATTTGACCACTTGCAAGCAATTGCAGAAGCTGTTGGCGAAGATGTGCCATTAGTATTACACGGCGGTTCAGGTATTCCTCAAGAACAAATCCAAAAAGCTATCTCAATGGGTATCTCAAAAGTTAACGTTAATACTGAATTCCAATTGTCATTTGCTAAAGCAACTCGTGAATATATCGAAGCTGGCAAAGACTTAGAAGGTAAAGGCTTTGACCCACGTAAATTGTTAGCACCAGGTAAAGCAGCAATCATCAAAGATGCTGAAGAACACATCGACTGGTTCGGTTCAGCTAACAAAGCGTAA
- a CDS encoding ROK family protein: MYVGFDIGGTTVKYGVLDELGTVLEKGKIPTNYDLSVFLTELLEIVEDAQQRYEKIDGIGISAPGIIQKDGYMLTAGAIKSFYGANIKVELEKLTGLPVSIENDANAAAIAERWIGNAQGIDNYLCVVLGSGIGGGIVINGEVFRGAHGMAGEFGWSIIDRLPDTGNIEEVSWNKRAATVGGLCYQYNLAQSAVDETADDILDAREIFRREAVGEELAIKIVDQFLTDLSVGMLNLISCFDPEIILFGGGISANQEFNHRFQVRLAEVLDRHQAICYLKDQTIAPVLPAKLQNDAGMIGAVYQIHRQVTAKQLI; this comes from the coding sequence ATGTATGTAGGATTTGATATTGGCGGTACAACCGTGAAATATGGTGTTTTGGATGAACTGGGTACCGTTTTGGAAAAAGGGAAAATACCTACCAATTACGATCTATCCGTGTTTTTGACGGAGCTTTTGGAGATCGTGGAAGATGCGCAACAGCGTTACGAAAAAATCGACGGTATCGGTATCAGCGCACCGGGTATCATCCAAAAAGATGGCTACATGCTTACGGCGGGTGCTATCAAATCTTTCTATGGTGCAAATATCAAAGTCGAATTGGAAAAATTGACTGGTCTGCCGGTTTCTATTGAAAATGATGCGAATGCGGCGGCGATTGCAGAACGCTGGATAGGAAATGCCCAAGGGATCGACAACTATTTATGCGTAGTTCTGGGCAGCGGAATCGGCGGTGGGATCGTGATCAATGGCGAGGTTTTTCGAGGTGCACATGGTATGGCAGGGGAATTTGGTTGGAGCATTATCGATCGTTTACCGGATACGGGAAACATCGAGGAAGTTTCTTGGAACAAACGTGCAGCAACAGTGGGCGGGCTTTGTTATCAATACAATCTGGCTCAATCAGCAGTTGATGAAACAGCGGACGATATTCTGGATGCTAGAGAGATCTTTCGCCGGGAAGCAGTTGGCGAAGAGTTAGCGATTAAGATCGTGGATCAGTTTTTAACCGATCTATCGGTAGGGATGTTGAATCTGATCAGCTGTTTTGATCCAGAGATTATTTTATTCGGTGGTGGGATCAGTGCGAATCAGGAGTTCAATCATCGTTTTCAAGTACGGTTAGCTGAGGTACTTGATAGACATCAGGCCATCTGCTACTTGAAAGATCAAACGATCGCGCCTGTTCTGCCGGCTAAACTGCAAAATGATGCCGGAATGATCGGTGCGGTCTATCAGATCCATCGGCAAGTCACAGCTAAACAATTGATTTGA
- a CDS encoding type B 50S ribosomal protein L31 produces MKQDIHPNYHPVVFMDSTTGFKFLSGSTKNSQETVEWEDGNTYPLIRVEVTSDSHPFYTGRQKFTQADGRVDRFNKKYGLKDANAAE; encoded by the coding sequence ATGAAACAAGATATCCATCCAAATTATCATCCAGTGGTATTTATGGATTCAACAACAGGCTTCAAATTCTTGTCAGGTTCAACAAAGAACTCACAAGAAACTGTTGAATGGGAAGATGGAAACACATATCCATTGATCCGTGTCGAAGTAACATCCGACTCACATCCATTCTATACTGGACGTCAAAAATTTACTCAAGCAGATGGCCGCGTGGACCGTTTCAACAAAAAATACGGTCTCAAAGACGCAAACGCTGCGGAATAA
- the map gene encoding type I methionyl aminopeptidase has translation MITIKSKREIEGMRESGAILAGMHKGLRDIIKPGISSWEIEEFGRHYIESHGAIPEQIGFEGYKYATCVCVNDEVAHAIPRKNLILKEGDIVKVDTVVNYKGYMSDSCWTYAVGKISEEAQKLMDVTHKALYLGIEQAVVGNRIGDIGAAIQKYVETENGFGNVRELIGHGIQPTMHELPDVPHYGVAGRGLRLKAGMTITIEPMVNLGTWRIVPKEVPNEDWEYYVSADHSVSAQYEHTIAITEDGPKILTSQDPETDAAYL, from the coding sequence ATGATCACTATCAAATCAAAACGTGAAATTGAAGGCATGCGGGAATCAGGCGCGATTTTGGCCGGTATGCACAAAGGATTACGAGATATTATCAAACCGGGAATTTCAAGCTGGGAGATCGAAGAATTCGGGCGGCACTACATCGAAAGTCATGGCGCGATCCCAGAACAAATCGGATTTGAAGGTTACAAGTACGCTACTTGTGTTTGTGTCAACGATGAAGTCGCTCATGCGATCCCTCGGAAAAATCTGATCCTAAAAGAAGGCGATATCGTAAAAGTCGATACTGTCGTCAATTACAAAGGCTATATGAGCGATTCCTGCTGGACATATGCTGTGGGGAAAATCAGCGAAGAAGCGCAAAAATTGATGGATGTTACTCACAAAGCCCTTTATTTAGGGATCGAACAAGCTGTTGTCGGTAATCGGATTGGTGATATCGGTGCCGCGATCCAAAAATATGTGGAAACAGAAAACGGCTTTGGGAACGTGCGGGAATTGATTGGGCATGGTATCCAACCAACGATGCACGAATTACCTGATGTCCCTCACTACGGCGTAGCCGGTCGCGGTCTGCGATTAAAAGCCGGTATGACCATCACTATTGAGCCAATGGTCAACCTTGGTACTTGGCGGATTGTTCCTAAAGAAGTGCCAAACGAAGATTGGGAATATTACGTTTCCGCTGATCATAGTGTGAGTGCACAATATGAACACACTATCGCCATCACAGAAGATGGTCCTAAGATCTTAACGAGCCAAGATCCTGAGACAGACGCTGCGTATTTATAG